One window of Esox lucius isolate fEsoLuc1 chromosome 25, fEsoLuc1.pri, whole genome shotgun sequence genomic DNA carries:
- the LOC105021084 gene encoding uncharacterized protein LOC105021084, with amino-acid sequence MANGMVFHTQIASIMEVLANAAVAEICKLVDDDYAVFRLEISQSQKENRALRRKLQLLELKVARDRAERTMRERVLASRPSSVKILDRYRGMARGEGHLSGGHRSFVKPAEHNTWSDDPPVTEGSVTPSQHVIVIESADGDAAEPGGSSLVKPGAAPPVAQEDLADTAPRPRTRHSITEDGSPEVLLVKEEGCEESLGDPDESMVEEENQTAPPEPAEEPAERRGTAHGLLESREVDYGKPDLVLVKEEAMEEVQDNIDLLSGLKMGEQGSWLEGNRGDWAAILDSQTQAGAAKVPGDDLTEQARTRDDIVESAGQEDLLISSVAARRDWTSESTGHKPWPRIQTLDPDPSGFLPEPEPGPNRDVQRLHHHHHHHQPEHAQWTGGLNNHNRGSSVQPRTFTSQPHSRDGAGHGADRPSCSYDTNSTVSTLSRAGHPGLQPSQRAPGVLRGGSVSGGMSSPSGAQLMASDWAHRRPGPEPGSTLPQLPQVHPGSTDRVRLGVHHERYLASSVAQTPNYTQTMARVIGAQRGRPSVRTDADKPYACPTCGKRFAEANYVKKHQTVHTKERPFKCKLCYKSFSFLSNLIRHRSVHNGENLAQTMVVFARTLAFVHKTCSQASPKMSGRLAFQTQLASIMEVLANAAVAEICKLVDDDYAVVSLQMSQCQRENKALKRKLHLLELKMARGYAERRLRESAMNSRPNSRVHINTNEKFRGSSSSSGVVYDRQLDPMGMWSGGPGANNDHSNSSQMHPSPIQDESSDLQLVEPDSLLVKEERMEDPLGDTEGDDVPLIREDGMVECGPRGSGGRTGPGEAPSHPPTSGQGPEQLSQPQQQHQGPRSRHRVEVSGSAPLPHLKSDSEPQRAGLLHQPHPDPTEFDMYGAAGGDDDGRGDGMGPLSSFFTDGDQAEVAGTGRPSCSYSTVAEAAASFQSGHRRQAPPPTSVTIHRRQAGKREEVLNVDSEEEGGERVDEWDGDVATSGGGGRFHGDHGNVAGPPQSRSDGAMPSTSDANGWAHGGRNTGFPLTRGGKVPHRTSAREKLFICNFCGKAFNRPKKVEIHQRTHTGERPFRCNTCGKMFSEAGNLKKHQRVHTGEKPFHCELCGKGFAWIRNLKTHQERNHPDVYPPDMSGDMSFT; translated from the exons ATGGCTAACGGTATGGTTTTTCACACTCAAATAGCCTCCATCATGGAGGTTCTGGCGAATGCAGCCGTGGCGGAGATCTGTAAACTCGTAGACGATGACTATGCCGTGTTTCGTTTGGAAATTTCTCAAAGCCAGAAAGAAAATAGGGCATTGCGAAGGAAACTACAGCTACTGGAACTGAAGGTGGCACGGGACCGCGCAGAAAGGACAATGCGAGAGCGCGTCCTCGCCAGTCGTCCTAGTAGTGTCAAGATCCTTGATCGATACAGAGGAATGGCAAGAG GGGAAGGACATCTCAGTGGAGGTCACAGAAGCTTTGTGAAGCCAGCTGAACACAACACATGGAGCGATGATCCACCAGTCACTGAAGGGAGTGTAACTCCCAGCCAGCACGTCATCGTAATAGAG TCTGCAGATGGCGACGCTGCCGAACCGGGAGGATCGTCTCTGGTCAAGCCTGGAGCAGCGCCCCCTGTGGCCCAGGAGGACCTTGCCGACACTGCACCCCGGCCCAGGACCCGACACAGCATCACGGAG gatggGAGTCCGGAGGTCCTCCTGGTCAAAGAGGAGGGCTGTGAGGAGTCTCTGGGGGATCCTGATGAGTCaatggtggaggaggagaaccagACGGCGCCCCCCGAACCGGCAGAGGAGCCGGCGGAGCGGCGGGGGACGGCGCACGGTCTCCTTGAG TCCAGGGAGGTAGACTACGGGAAGCCGGATCTGGTGCTCGTCAAGGAGGAGGCCATGGAGGAGGTGCAAGACAACATCGACCTGCTGAGTGGATTAAAGATGGGGGAGCAAg GCAGTTGGCTGGAGGGTAACAGAGGAGACTGGGCAGCCATCTTGGATTCCCAGACCCAGGCGGGTGCAGCTAAGGTCCCCGGGGACGATCTCACTGAGCAGGCCAGGACCAGAGACGACATAGTGGAG TCTGCGGGCCAAGAGGACCTGCTGATATCCAGTGTTGCTGCCAGGAGAGACTGGACATCTGAGTCGACCGGTCACAAACCTTGGCCCCGGATCCAGACTCTGGATCCAGACCCGTCGGGCTTCCTCCCGGAGCCAGAGCCAGGACCCAACCGTGATGTACAGCgactccaccaccaccaccatcaccaccagccaGAACACGCCCAGTGGACAGGGGGGCTGAACAACCACAACCGAGGCTCCAGTGTGCAGCCGAGGACCTTCACCTCACAGCCTCACTCCAGGGATGGAGCTGGGCACGGGGCTGACAGACCTTCCTGTTCGTACGATACAAACTCTACAGTATCCACGCTGAGCCGAGCAGGTCACCCCGGACTTCAGCCTTCACAGAGAGCTCCGGGAGTTCTCCGAGGTGGCAGTGTTTCGGGAGGAATGTCGTCTCCTTCGGGCGCTCAACTAATGGCTAGTGACTGGGCTCATAGGAGGCCTGGACCTGAGCCCGGGTCTACCCTTCCTCAACTACCTCAGGTTCACCCAGGGAGTACCGACAGGGTCAGGTTAGGCGTTCACCACGAGAGGTACTTGGCCTCCAGTGTGGCACAAACCCCGAACTACACCCAGACGATGGCTCGAGTCATCGGCGCGCAACGGGGGAGGCCCAGCGTCCGGACAGACGCCGACAAGCCGTACGCGTGCCCCACGTGCGGGAAGCGCTTCGCAGAGGCGAACTACGTGAAGAAGCACCAGACTGTTCACACCAAGGAGAGGCCCTTCAAGTGCAAGCTGTGTTACAAGAGCTTCTCCTTCCTGAGTAACCTCATCAGACATAGGAGTGTCCACAATGGAGAGAA TTTAGCCCAGACCATGGTTGTCTTTGCAAGGACTCTGGCGTTTGTCCACAAGACG TGCTCGCAAGCCAGTCCAAAAATGTCGGGTCGCCTTGCATTCCAGACGCAGCTAGCTTCCATTATGGAGGTATTAGCTAATGCAGCCGTGGCAGAAATTTGCAAACTCGTAGATGACGACTATGCGGTTGTAAGTTTGCAAATGTCACAATGCCAAAGGGAGAACAAAGCTCTGAAACGAAAGCTACATCTTCTGGAGTTGAAGATGGCCCGCGGTTACGCGGAGCGAAGGCTACGGGAAAGCGCAATGAACAGCCGTCCCAACAGCAGAGTCCACATCAACACAAACGAGAAATTCAGAGGGTCGTCGTCATCAAGTG GTGTCGTCTATGACCGACAGCTGGATCCCATGGGTATGTGGTCAGGAGGCCCTGGCGCTAACAACGACCACAGTAACAGCTCTCAGATGCATCCCAGCCCCATCCAAGACGAG TCGTCAGATCTGCAGCTCGTGGAGCCGGACTCTCTGCTGGTCAAAGAGGAGCGTATGGAGGATCCCCTGGGAGACACAGAAGGAGATGACGTACCATTGATAAGAGAGGAcg GAATGGTTGAGTGTGGCCCTCGCGGAAGCGGCGGTAGAACCGGTCCCGGGGAAGCCCcgtcccacccacccacctcgGGCCAGGGCCCAGAGCAGCTCAGCCAGCCTCAGCAGCAGCATCAAGGCCCCAGGAGCAGGCACCGTGTGGAGGTCAGTGGCTCCGCACCTCTCCCTCACCTTAAGTCTGACAGTGAACCCCAGCGCGCAGGACTGTTGCATCAGCCCCACCCAGACCCTACTGAGTTTGACATGTACGGTGCTGCTGGTGGTGATGATGACGGCCGAGGGGACGGCATGGGCCCGCTGAGCTCGTTCTTTACCGACGGCGACCAGGCAGAGGTGGCCGGGACTGGGCGGCCATCTTGCTCGTACAGCACGGTCGCGGAGGCCGCCGCCTCGTTTCAGTCCGGCCATCGGCGGCAAGCTCCGCCCCCCACCTCGGTCACCATCCACCGGCGTCAGGCCGGGAAACGGGAGGAGGTTCTGAATGTCGACTCGGAGGAGGAAGGGGGGGAGCGGGTGGATGAGTGGGACGGCGACGTCGCAACGTCGGGCGGAGGAGGCAGATTCCACGGCGACCACGGCAACGTGGCCGGGCCGCCCCAGTCGCGCTCCGACGGCGCGATGCCGTCAACGTCCGACGCCAACGGGTGGGCCCACGGCGGCAGGAACACCGGCTTCCCCCTGACCAGGGGTGGCAAGGTCCCGCACCGGACCAGCGCCCGCGAGAAACTGTTCATCTGCAACTTCTGCGGCAAGGCCTTCAACCGGCCCAAGAAAGTGGAGATCCACCAGAGGACCCATACGGGCGAGAGGCCGTTCAGGTGCAACACCTGCGGGAAGATGTTCTCGGAGGCCGGCAACCTGAAGAAGCACCAGAGGGTCCATACAGGGGAGAAGCCCTTTCACTGTGAGCTCTGTGGGAAAGGATTCGCCTGGATACGCAACCTTAAGACCCACCAGGAGAGGAACCATCCTGACGTTTACCCACCGGACATGAGCGGAGACATGAGCTTCACCTAG